The genomic window tatgattttttagaatttttttttaacaatctctggttattttgcctgcccctaccacaaggtgtAAGGCTcactctagtagctgaagtgaaatacattttataacccccaaccttcccgcatttctaaacatgtaaatggaagttggggcatttaatctcagggcatttgtacccctaaaaagcctccaaaaaaggagcacccctttatttatactcttcagcttactacttaacttccaccagaatgatgtatagatttcttgattatgttcttaacccaagatgagttttactttgtttaaaatatgtttattaccaaggttgaaagatttgctatgattgtaaaaacttgtgacaaatatccatcaattcataggttttaaaaatgtcatacgtTCAGTGCTGAGGGGACAACCTGTGAACCACCCTTACATTTAGTTGAAActcttttggtttcatttgtagCAAGAATGTCAAAATTGACAGGATTCAATCCCTCAGGCTGATTTACCATCTCCACCACAAAGTACCTTCATTGTCATAAAAAGGAACTTCAGGGATTATAAAAAGTTTGAAAATAGAATCAGTTTCAGAGCCAAGTGAGGAATTAGATTCCATCACCAGTGAGCTACAGGCAGTAGAAATTCAGATACAATAACTTCTGGAAAGACAACAAGAGCTTATTCAGAAAAAGACTGCcctaaagaagagaataaagcAGTTTCTAGAAGATCCAGGTGCTGGAGCAAGCTCAGAATTTGATTCTTCACCTGAGAGCTGGAATAAACAAGATTTTCCATGGTCTGAGAAAGTTAAAGATGCTATGCAGAATGTCTTTAAACTGCAAAAGTTTAGACCTCTACAGCTTGAAACTATTAATGTGACAATGGCTGGAAAGGAGGTATTTCTTGTTATGCCTACTGGAGGTAGAAAGAGCTTGTGCTACCAGCTACCAGTAGTATGTTCTGATGGTTTCACACTTGTGATCTGCCCTCTGATTTCTCTTATGGAAGATCAGTTAATGGTTTTAGAACAACTGGGGGTTTTAGCTACTTTGCTAAATGCTTCCAGCACTAAGGAACATGTGAAATGGGTTCATGCTGAAATGGCAAATAAAAACTCTAAGCTGAAGCTCATTTATGTTACCCCAGAGAAAATTGCTAAAAGCAAAATGTTTATGTCAAGATTGGAGAAAGCCTATGAAGCAGGAAGATTCACCAGAATAGCTGTGGATGAAGTTCATTGCTATAGTCAGTGGGGTCATGATTTCAGGCCTGATTATAAGGCACTTGGTATCTTAACACGACAATTCCCCAATACATCACTAATTGGGTTGACAGCAACTGCTACCAATCATGTTTTGAAGGATGCCCAGAAAATTCTGTGTATTGAGAAGTGCTTTACATTTATTGCATCATTTAATCGGCCAAATCTTTATTATGAGGTTCGGCAAAAGCCCTCCAACACTGAGGATTTCATTGAGGATGTTGTGAAGCTCATTAATGGGAGATACAAAGGACAGTCTGGAATTATATACTGTTTTTCTCAAaaggactctgagcaagtcacaattAGTTTACAGAAGCTGGGAATTCAAGCAAGTGCTTACCATGCAAATATGGAACCAAAAGACAAAACCAAAGTTCATAAAAATTGGTCAGCAAATAAAATTCAGGTAGTAGTGGCAACAGTTGCATTTGGTATGGGAATTGATAAACCAGATGTGAGATTTGTTATTCATCATTCAATGAGCAAGTCTATGGAGAATTATTACCAAGAGAGTGGACGTGCAGGTCGAGATGACCTGAAAGCTGACTGTATTTTATACTCTGGTTTTGGAGATATATTCAGAATAAGTTCCATGGTGGTAATGGAAAATGTAGGTCAACAGAAACTTTATGAAATGGTGTCATACTGTCATAATATACACAAATGTTGTCGTATGTTGATAGCTCAACATTTTGATGAAGTGTGGAATTCTGCAGCTTGTAACAAAATGTGTGATAACTGCTGTAAAGatatttaatttgaaaagaaGAATGTAACTGACCACTGCCAACATCCAATTAAGATACTGAAACAAGCagaaaaattgaatgaaaaacgAACGCCACTGAAACTTATTGATGCTTGGTTGGGAAAGGGTACAGCAAAATTGAGAGTATCTGATGTTGTACCCCCAAAACTTCCATGTGATGAATTGGAGAAAATTATTGCTCACTTCATCCTACAACAGTATCTTAAAGAAGACTTCAGTTTTACAGCATATGCTACTATTTCATATTTGAAAGTAGACCCTAAAGCTCATCTTCTGAACAACGAGGAACATATAATTACcatgaaagtaaagaaaaatacaaagggtTCTTCCAAGGTTGAATCATCGCAGGTTTCGAATTCTGAAgcagagagaaagatgaaagaaaaatatttgggcAACTTCCAGAATACCAGTGTAAAAAAGCATGGAAATCAGCTTAAAGAACTCCATTCTGAGACAACaaaggcaaagaaaaggaaattggataaCTTAATCACTGAATCAATTTTTTAAGAGAAGGGCACAATTTATAAAAAGATAGCACTCACTTCaacaaaagttttatttttgaattCATTATATGTACATGGAACTTTTTAGAACTGTAAGCAGtcttttggttaaaaaaatttGTACTTTTTTGAAATATATACTGATGATGTAAGATTATGAACCACTTGATTTAGAAAACAACAAGCTGACTTGGAGATAGTCCATCTTAAATTGCATAAACCATTCACAACAGAGGACCTGGATAGTTTAAAGACAAGAATGGCAACATTTTTTTGTAGATCCTTTCAAGGCAGTTAAGGAGTTCAAATGTGCCCTTTGCTTGTTTGATCCAACGTTTGAGGATGTGGACATTCTTTTAGCAGAACTTTTTACCCCTCGGGAGAAAGATCAGTTTATCCAGGAATTGTAAAATAACCCTAACCTTATTTCATGGCCAGAACAATGGAGAGACTTAGAACTTTCTAATAATCAAAACTTATCTTAAGAAGGGCACATGAAGATCTTGTAGAGGCCATGAAAACTTTTGCAAAAAAACCTGATAGTTGGGGAAGATTTGAGCAAATGAGGCAGGAAGTAGGACAACACCCATCAGTGTATCTCGATAGGGTAGGCAAGGCTGCCAAGAACATTCTCAGATTTCAAAACCTAAACAAAGACAATCTCTAGCACATCAGGAGACAATTCGTTAAGGGAAGCAGCCTGTCCATAAACACATATTTTTGGTTACACTGGGATGGGAGGAACTCAGTCTAAAGGATTTAAGGAAAACATCTACTTACATTTACTCAGGGGATAAGGAACATGCTAAGGAGAAAGTTGAAATAATCAAAGATCTCAAACAGTAGCTCAAAGAGGCAAATATCATCAAAGTAGGAGATAAAGTTTACATCAAAAACTTTAGCAGAAAAAcagctacagacataaaatgggtTGGATAATATGAAGTTTTGCTAACCACACGAAGTTCCATAAAAATTGCAGGAAAAGAGTAATGGTTCCACTGTTCACATGTAAAACCTGAGAAATCTTACACCAATGCAAAAGATATAggtgaaggaaaaaaagtgaagagaaaagatagtgctgagaaatgataAATAACTGATAAACATCAAAAAATACATCTCTATGAAAGATTAGTTCCACAAAATGTTCCAGACCAAAGGAGTGGAGTGATCATCTGCCGCTAAGGGGCGTCCAACCCCAAAACCTAGTGGGGGGGGTCACCCCGAAGACCTGTCCTGACCTCTGCCAAGCTTATTCCTACAATACTGAAGACGCAAGATTATGAACCACTTGatttagaaatcaaaactattcaacAAAATGACCCCCCAAAAGTAAGCTTTTTAGAACATTGTTAATGCCCTGAAAATGTTTACTTAACTGCTATAACTGCCTATATTcatataattgttttttaaactgttactttccaagtattggttccaaggcagaagaatggtaagggctaggcaacaggttgaatgacttgcccaggttcacacagctaggaagtgtctggagccacatttgaacccaggacttcccatctccaggcctggttttctatccaccaatgcatctagctgcctcttccCTTTATATAGTTTTAGTAACATAGTAAAAAGGTGGATTAAAATCAGTATAGATGCAGAAGAAACACTGACTTTGGATTTAGAGAGCAAGGACATAAATCTAACCCCTTATGCTTACTACCTGTATAagtttgggcaagttatttaattaagCTTCTGTTGGtctttcagttccctcatctataaaatgaagaagttaggcTAGATCAGTGGGGTCAAACTCAAGCAGAAACAGGGGGATTAAACCTTGGAGATAGATACTGAGTTAGAAAACCACATGTACTATTATGCtttaacaaaatttttatttattttgttagacatttactaattacaattttatttggTTTGAACCATGCACTTTTTTACTATTCTTAAATTCTAAGataataaatatgcattataAAATCAAGAGGTACcaggtttttgttgttattcaggtAGAGATGAAAACATAAAAGAGCTCCATTATTTATGGTCTAAAACAGCtacaataaaaatgttatttgtttaaaaactttaaaatggcactatttgaaatatttcttccTAATTAGGTTCTGAAGATTGTTTTCacatatttgacaaaaaacaaacaaacaagaaaaacaagagtgAGACTTttagatagattaaaaaaaaaaagcaactcctTTGCAACAGTTCTTTGAAGACATGATCCAGTAATCTGATTGGCTGACAAAGATTTGAATGGTCATGCTGCCCAAGGTATCAAACTATGCcactgggggcaactgggtggctcagtggattgagagccaggcctggagaggggaggtcctgggttcaaatgtggcctcggccactaactggctgtgtgatcctgggcaagtcaattaacctctattgcctaaggcgcaatgctcttctgccttggaaccaattcacagtattgattcgaaagtggaagataagaattaaaaaaaattttttttaagtatgtcaattctttaaatatatcatcAACAAACTAAATTGCTGACaaaaatgtcatacaacaaccTATGTGAAATATGacagtgtgtttgtttgctattgtaattaattgggctattgagaattttggggttATTGAAGCTAATTTGTAAtactgctcaattcatttgccttctactcacagtggagcatggctaGACGTGAAGAGGAAATGggtctcatttttggtgagaaagccttgtattctgtattttcttagctgacacagagtgtcaatgattacaagctatatttttgaatttttaaagctcttttattattatattttcttgcatgtgcaatatactatttgtttttttttctttcttttttatatttgaagcacatgtcaccagtattaagattttctttaactttttgacttttcagtactataagtttgaaatacatttgtcagagcatgcccaaaaagcttgtgactataaaaacgatgccactaattatttaaataaattatgggactttgcttaatgattctgtctgattccaggacaagatatacacaaaagagccattgcacagggccaaagaaaagccaatccaggatgaattgatgcacttccaggccaatacaaaggtcttgaacctagtgtgaagactcgaggttactgtgtttatcattgctagacataggctttccttgtgtccacactcactctgaagatactcacagatgagtatccccaaacttggctcctataatctggtccccttttctgcctctcatagtgtggtacctttctgtagtcctggctattgattggataaatgcatcattgcttcgatcattttgattgggccctgattgaaagacctgttatagatttatttttcttttacttggaatttttacacataagactttgatagtctatattttcatccagaaatttttcttttctttttgatttttctgatgtttttgttcatttctcttaccaattgattcatatacctcatacctcagccacgcatccctaagtgatcctgtatttgtcaatcaccctcttaacgggggaatgtaaaaaatatcattatttaaattacaaagtttaaattccttttgagaagaattttaggtaaagaagatgctacttccctgaatccagaactgaactgttggagaagacataatgaagatgcctccagaccacaagctacacaaaaatgaactttgggtgtagttaattgaacatttatttgtatgtatactttcatgccaaaggggactgccccctaactggctttttgtcaatgtgtctagcaagtattggttgtttttttttcttttccttaatgtttaagttgattatgttttcatgatcattATTGGGGAAACTTCTctccccaataatgatcaaatgggggaatgtaagaatagactcgaactctggacttcaatccccagaagcccttgctccacttccccaaaatgctttgtaatctcatggaattctcaggtgggcagagatcgagaagggatttaacctgattgcaaaggctttgaggctcttttggacttccattttggagcagacatggctctttccataatgtaggtgaggtcttgtctaggcctctctggcctaggcacgtgtttcttattctgtattttctttaatccttaatctttaataaacctctaaaaatataatactccttgcagagagaaactaatttctacctgcctcagtctcccctaaattttaatctttacattgaagggacttcttctctgctctgctgattggtcaggttgagccctgatgtcagatcttccccagctctCAGCATAAGCTGAAAAGGAACTGGGTTTCCCACCTTGTTATTAAGGTGTTCTGTAGTAATTGCAGCTTTCACCCTTAGAGTTTAATCAGCAAGCTATCATGGAGTTAGttggggaggagtgttggagctgGAACTTCCATGCCCTTTGAAGGCCTCTTAtttgccctattgataagattaagcctgGGAAGAGTTggtcttgcagagctggatgtgtcctgaggtcaaaaccttgggaagggggtggAGATATGGAGTGTCTGTGCatgggctgccttctctgagcttctcctctaGGTTCCTctctgccacctgtgttcaaaacCTTGAGCCAGGCACAGCTGTGTCTTCAAGGTATTCCCTCTGGACTTGTGTACCCTTGccagcccagagattccagccaccactggaggctcagtactgtaggtgggggaccttccttcttccttcttcttaaactCTAGTGTTCTGAAAGTCAggattttggggggcataccttttaagttgggtccagcaggagggttctttagctctgtcctgttgttagatttggttttcagtcccctagaagcatttttttttaattggtgagggagggttttcagaggtctgaacttttgctgacTCTGCCTCTCCGCAAACACAGAAATTAaaagaacacaattacaaaacacttttcacaccaATAAAGTTAGAACTAAACAATTGGGGAAACATTAGTTGCTTTTAGGTAGGCagagctaataaaataaaatatttaattctacctaaattaatttacttattcagtgccatatcaatcaaactatcaaaaattattttatagacctagaaaaaataaaaacgaaattaatctggaagaacaaaaggtaaagaatataaaggggaattaatgaaaaaaatgtgatggatggtGACCTATCAGGACCAGATTATAAACTATAGTataaatcattaaaacaatctggtattggctaagaaatagaatggtgtatcaatggaatagattaggtataaaTGACCTTAGctatctagtgtttgataaacacaaagatcccagctttttagATAAGAACTCAGTAGCTAACAAAATCTACTGGGaatattggaaaatagtatggcagaaacaaGGTATAGAACAgtatcttacaccctacaccaagataaggtcaaaatgggtatatgttTTAGACATAAAGTACGATACTACAAataattaggggaacatagaatagtttacctgtcagatctatggagaatattatttatttatttatctattttatctgaaaatttttatttaattaatttttagaatatttttccatggttacataattcatattctttctctcccctcaccccaccccttccAGTAGCCAACACACATTTCCACGgggttttatgtgtgtccttgatcaagacctatttccatattattgataattatgctagggtgatcatttagagtctatatccctaatcatatcaccatcaacccttgtgatcaagcagctgtttttcttctgtgtttctactcccacagttcttcctctggatgtgaatagtgttctttctcataagtcccttagaattgtcctggattattgcattattgctagtagagaagtccattagaatgtaagaatttatgatcaaacaagagatagagaacatgacaagatgtaaaatgaacaattttgtttatattaaatttaaaaggttttgtacaaacaaaactaatgtaaccaaggatagaagggaaacaacaaactggggaaaatttttataacaaatttctctgataaaggtctcatttctcaaatatatagagaatcaaGTGAACCTATAAAGAATacatgtcattccccaattgacaaatggtcaaaaagaTATTAACACAtagttttcagatggagaaatcaataatcatataaaaaaatgttctaaaacactcttgactagagaaatgcaaatcaaaacaactctgaggtaccactttacacctatcagattgaccaatatgacagtaaaggaaagtagcaaattttgcaggggatgtggcaaaaatggaatactaatgcattgtAGTTGGAGTTGTGAGGtgttctaaccattctggagggtaatttggaattatgctcaaagggctataaaactgtgtatccctttgatcctgtaatgccactactgagtttgtatcccagagagataataaaaaattgaaaaggacctatctgtacaaaaatatttatagcagctcttttttgtagtggtaaagaactggaaattgctGTGATgttcatcacttggggaatggctaaacaaattgtggtatatgttgatgatggaatactattatgctataagaaatgataagcaagatgatttaagaaagagctggaaagacctaaatgaactgatgcagaataaaataagcagaacgagtagaacattgtacatagtaacagtaacattgtgggatgatcaattgtgatagaTTTAGCTAGTCTCAGCAATAcgatgattcaagacaattctgagggacttctgtcAAAGAATGTTctgcacctccagagaaagaactgttggagttggaatgtgGATTAAAGCATACAATTtgtcactttagtttatttggatttttatttggggattttggtttcaCACAAatgttctcttacaacaatgaacaatttggaaataagtttttaatgataatatatgtataacccaggttGAATTGCTTTTCACTTCAGAGAAGGGGCAAGAGAGAAAGGGTggcaatttgaatcttataacttagaaaaacttatgtggaaattggCTATTATGTATAATTgcataataaaatatctttataaaaataaaaggtaaataataaaatctttgtagcaaatttctttgataaaggtctgatAGAGATAAGGCCTAGACCTACTATTAGATTATTGATTGGTATCGATATAAGGAATTCTATGGTGAATGCAGTTTGATATCTTCCTTGTGTCTTTTATAGTAAAGATATACTTagtgtataattatcctaaaatccaaagtTAAGTGCCATAAGGATACCTGTGGAAACCACACAcagcatcaaaagatccagagtgaactttgggatataatgaactgaactgaaaggggttgaacatatttattctgaatgtaaactcttatgtcaaaggggaatgactcttaattgtttttttttttgtcaatgggcctatcaattattgattttgctttctttttcttttattacccTCTTATCCCAAAATTATAACTTCCCCTTAGAAAATGTAATATTGTAGGCACCACTAGCCAGAAGATCTTTAGAAGTAAGAAGTAAGAAGTAAGCTGGTTatttaaaatgattcattggggagactaggcatgtaaatctggaagatttcaacatgcttgtatcccaatagaatcacaggggggattgtgaaaggaaaattttttaaCTCAACTTAATCAATTAAGTACTTGGagtgctccaccctttaatttaatcagtcaggaacttgaggatccttttgataaaagtttacaccctcagagtacaggaggtggatcccacaggcacttcctccagggcagtgccaggcaaattaagaaactctgattggtttctgagatgtgatagatcagcccacagtgaaaggaagtagaaaacagAGAGATAGGAAATGATGTGGAGAAAACTACTTATAAAAGCCAACTGAGGGCATTTGGACTCATTCTGCTGCATTGGTGGTTCTTGCTGAAAGAGGGATTCTTCTGCACAGCTACAGCCTAAATATATAGGTGGCAGGACTTCAACCCAAGTCTTCTTAGTTCTTATATCAATATCCAACCCACTAAACCATGCTAATCAAAGTTCTTATGAAGGAGACATATGAGGAATTGATTTAAGTATATAAGAACAAGAGTCACTCTCCAATAGATAGATGGGCAAACCATATGAACAGTTAAccctcaaaagaagaaatgcaaatgaaaacatcaaaagatatgaaagggGCTTCTAGGgtagacactttctagttatttgACTCTGAAGCCCTTGCTgatcttctgccatggaaccaatacttgtataaattctaagacagaaggtaagtattaaaaaaatacaacatataaatgttctaaatcaccaaaaaaaaaaaaagagatatagaaaCTAAAGTAACTTTGAAGTACCAGCCTACAATTAGCAGACTGTCAAAGaggacaaaaaataaaagcaaaaattgtcGAAGGTGATGTGGGAGGATAGGAAAACCAATAACTCACTGTTGGTAGAGCGGTGAATTGGTCTAATCATACTAGATAGTAGGTTATACTATAGTTAAAAAATTACTGACCTACACTACTGCTCAGCATATATTTAGATcagtgaaagaggaaaagggttcaaatttacaaaaatatttataattttattattgtaaagaactggaaattaaggaagtgtccataaattgggggaatgactaaacaaattatggtctatcaatgttaaataatattataccataagaaatacCATAGAGAAACCTAGGAGAGG from Monodelphis domestica isolate mMonDom1 chromosome 4, mMonDom1.pri, whole genome shotgun sequence includes these protein-coding regions:
- the LOC100026575 gene encoding LOW QUALITY PROTEIN: ATP-dependent DNA helicase Q1 (The sequence of the model RefSeq protein was modified relative to this genomic sequence to represent the inferred CDS: substituted 2 bases at 2 genomic stop codons), with the translated sequence MATPCRRPVLSCGKDNTAAVPERDNALEMRMPPSAGHCLPVYAPQTHEHNPSRQIIQILGADRSGLILPVESVSEPSEELDSITSELQAVEIQIQXLLERQQELIQKKTALKKRIKQFLEDPGAGASSEFDSSPESWNKQDFPWSEKVKDAMQNVFKLQKFRPLQLETINVTMAGKEVFLVMPTGGRKSLCYQLPVVCSDGFTLVICPLISLMEDQLMVLEQLGVLATLLNASSTKEHVKWVHAEMANKNSKLKLIYVTPEKIAKSKMFMSRLEKAYEAGRFTRIAVDEVHCYSQWGHDFRPDYKALGILTRQFPNTSLIGLTATATNHVLKDAQKILCIEKCFTFIASFNRPNLYYEVRQKPSNTEDFIEDVVKLINGRYKGQSGIIYCFSQKDSEQVTISLQKLGIQASAYHANMEPKDKTKVHKNWSANKIQVVVATVAFGMGIDKPDVRFVIHHSMSKSMENYYQESGRAGRDDLKADCILYSGFGDIFRISSMVVMENVGQQKLYEMVSYCHNIHKCCRMLIAQHFDEVWNSAACNKMCDNCCKDIXFEKKNVTDHCQHPIKILKQAEKLNEKRTPLKLIDAWLGKGTAKLRVSDVVPPKLPCDELEKIIAHFILQQYLKEDFSFTAYATISYLKVDPKAHLLNNEEHIITMKVKKNTKGSSKVESSQVSNSEAERKMKEKYLGNFQNTSVKKHGNQLKELHSETTKAKKRKLDNLITESIF